In Prescottella soli, a genomic segment contains:
- a CDS encoding beta-glucosidase family protein, producing the protein MNSPRNDATAVDEEKLGKLLTELTLEEKVGLLTGADFWSLDPIEKIGLRKLLLSDGPNGVRGTTWDERDTSLLFPNPSALSATWDPEQVERAGALMGAQARDKGVAWLLAPNVNIHRSPLGGRHFECYSEDPLLTAATVAGFVTGVQANGVAVTVKHYIGNESETERMTYDARISETALREVYLVPFEAGVRAGAWSVMASYNSVNGASLTDNRRLLTEVLKGELGFDGAVVSDWFATRSTAGSANAGLDVAMPGPHSPWSEALVAAVRAGEVPESIVDDKVLRVLRLAARTGYLDGFEGPAPSRTPADAGLQLRDIAARAMIVLRNEGGILPLDPASLERVAVLGPNAALLTAQGGGSAHVNPTHVVSPLAGLREAFDDSVEIDYQEGVSTQRILPAIPAGVAVDPETGEPGFRVDFVSADGTVLGTERRLTSRLVFMGTLPEGTAEVRVRTDLTVAEAGAHQFSVSGAGQYSLRIGAADTHEITLTSADNDLIENLVKPPEHRVSAELVAGTVGVEMRATVPSFPMVMFGLNHDAPRAAPDDAFAAAVEAARNADVALVFVGTTDEVESEGFDRTDLLLPGRQDELVSAVAAVNPRTVVIVNAGAPVEMPWRDEVAAVLWAWLPGQEGGHAIADALAGVVEPGGRLPTTFPAVGADAPVLSTQPVDGVIDYAEGSTFGYRAYEKAAIRPAYPFGHGLGYTTWAYEGITAAETDSGAVTVEVAVRNTGGRTGREVVQLYVGGEGADGNDPRRFVGFASVTADAGETAIARITVDRKTLARWDESASAWRVVGGSRTLVAARSATDRRLTTPIELKDSAACAWDI; encoded by the coding sequence GTGAACAGCCCCCGAAACGATGCGACTGCGGTGGACGAGGAGAAGCTGGGAAAGCTCCTCACGGAACTGACGCTGGAGGAGAAGGTCGGTCTGCTGACCGGCGCGGACTTCTGGTCCCTCGATCCGATCGAGAAGATCGGTCTGCGGAAGCTGCTCCTCTCGGACGGCCCCAACGGTGTACGCGGAACGACCTGGGACGAGCGCGACACCAGCCTTCTCTTCCCGAACCCCTCGGCACTGTCCGCCACCTGGGACCCGGAGCAGGTCGAGCGTGCGGGAGCCCTCATGGGCGCCCAGGCCCGAGACAAGGGCGTCGCGTGGCTCCTCGCCCCGAACGTCAACATCCACCGCTCGCCGCTCGGCGGCCGGCATTTCGAGTGCTACTCGGAGGACCCGCTGCTGACGGCAGCGACCGTGGCGGGCTTCGTCACCGGTGTCCAGGCCAACGGCGTGGCGGTGACGGTCAAGCACTATATCGGGAACGAGTCCGAGACCGAGCGCATGACGTACGACGCCCGGATCTCCGAGACGGCCCTGCGCGAGGTCTACCTGGTGCCCTTCGAGGCCGGGGTCCGTGCCGGCGCCTGGTCCGTCATGGCCTCGTACAACTCGGTCAACGGCGCGAGCCTGACCGACAACCGGAGACTGCTCACCGAAGTCCTCAAGGGGGAGTTGGGATTCGACGGCGCGGTCGTGTCCGACTGGTTCGCCACCCGCTCGACGGCCGGCTCCGCGAACGCGGGCCTCGACGTCGCGATGCCCGGGCCGCACAGCCCGTGGAGCGAGGCGCTCGTCGCGGCGGTCCGTGCCGGCGAGGTCCCCGAGAGCATCGTCGACGACAAGGTGCTGCGCGTGCTCCGGCTCGCCGCCCGCACCGGCTACCTGGACGGCTTCGAGGGGCCTGCCCCGTCGAGGACCCCGGCCGACGCCGGCTTGCAGCTGCGGGACATCGCGGCGCGCGCCATGATCGTGTTGCGCAACGAGGGTGGCATCCTGCCGCTGGATCCGGCGTCGCTCGAGCGCGTCGCCGTCCTCGGCCCGAACGCCGCGCTGCTGACCGCTCAGGGTGGAGGCTCCGCGCACGTCAACCCCACTCACGTCGTCAGTCCGCTGGCCGGTCTGCGCGAGGCGTTCGACGACTCGGTCGAGATCGACTACCAGGAAGGCGTTTCGACGCAGCGCATCCTTCCCGCCATACCGGCGGGCGTCGCCGTCGACCCGGAGACCGGCGAGCCGGGCTTCCGCGTCGACTTCGTGTCGGCGGACGGCACCGTTCTCGGCACCGAGCGGCGGCTCACGTCCCGTCTGGTGTTCATGGGCACCCTCCCGGAGGGCACCGCCGAGGTCCGCGTGCGGACCGACCTGACCGTCGCCGAGGCCGGCGCGCACCAGTTCTCGGTGTCGGGAGCCGGGCAGTACTCCCTGCGGATCGGCGCGGCCGACACCCACGAGATCACGCTCACGAGTGCCGACAACGACCTGATCGAGAACCTGGTCAAGCCGCCGGAGCACCGCGTCTCGGCGGAGCTCGTGGCCGGGACGGTCGGCGTCGAGATGCGGGCAACCGTCCCGAGCTTCCCGATGGTGATGTTCGGCCTGAACCACGATGCGCCCCGCGCGGCTCCGGACGATGCGTTCGCGGCCGCCGTCGAGGCGGCGCGGAACGCCGACGTGGCGCTGGTCTTCGTCGGCACCACGGACGAGGTGGAGAGCGAGGGCTTCGACCGCACCGACCTGCTGCTGCCGGGCCGGCAGGACGAACTGGTGTCGGCGGTCGCCGCGGTGAACCCGCGGACGGTCGTGATCGTCAATGCCGGTGCGCCGGTGGAGATGCCGTGGCGCGACGAGGTCGCGGCGGTGCTGTGGGCCTGGCTGCCCGGTCAGGAAGGCGGCCATGCGATCGCCGACGCCCTCGCCGGCGTCGTCGAGCCCGGTGGCCGGCTGCCCACGACCTTCCCCGCCGTCGGCGCCGACGCGCCGGTCCTGTCGACGCAGCCCGTCGACGGCGTGATCGACTACGCCGAGGGCTCGACGTTCGGGTACCGCGCGTACGAGAAGGCCGCGATTCGCCCGGCCTATCCGTTCGGGCACGGTCTCGGCTACACCACCTGGGCATACGAGGGCATCACTGCCGCCGAGACCGATTCGGGTGCAGTGACGGTCGAGGTGGCCGTCCGCAACACCGGCGGACGCACCGGACGCGAGGTCGTCCAGCTCTACGTCGGTGGCGAGGGCGCCGACGGGAACGATCCGCGGCGCTTCGTCGGCTTCGCCTCGGTGACCGCCGACGCGGGCGAGACGGCGATCGCGCGGATCACCGTAGACCGCAAGACGCTGGCGCGCTGGGACGAGTCGGCGTCGGCGTGGCGAGTGGTGGGCGGTTCGCGGACGCTGGTCGCAGCGCGCTCGGCCACCGACCGTCGGCTGACGACGCCGATCGAACTGAAGGACTCGGCCGCATGCGCCTGGGACATCTGA
- a CDS encoding HNH endonuclease, translated as MTHRKNVRSHRQLVPTDVRDNRTSGAFPLHVIPESDLSGLASSQSAALPTWKKRRVLLLNATFEPLTALPARRAVVLMVCDKADAVHEDPLGPVIHSEGYALQVPSVIRLRNYVRVPYRTRVPMTRAALMHRDRFRCGYCGDKAETIDHVIPRSRGGGHSWENCVACCAPCNHRKADKLLAELGWTLRTALVPPSGPHWRLLASTTEVHPTWIPYLGEGAA; from the coding sequence ATGACACACCGAAAGAACGTGCGTTCGCACCGACAACTCGTGCCCACTGACGTGCGGGATAACCGCACGTCGGGGGCCTTTCCGCTGCACGTCATCCCCGAGTCGGACCTGTCCGGACTCGCCTCGTCACAGAGCGCCGCGCTGCCCACCTGGAAGAAGCGCCGGGTGCTGCTCCTCAATGCCACCTTCGAACCCCTCACCGCCCTGCCCGCCCGCCGCGCGGTCGTGCTGATGGTGTGCGACAAGGCCGACGCCGTCCACGAGGACCCGCTCGGGCCTGTCATTCACTCCGAGGGCTACGCCCTCCAGGTCCCGTCCGTGATCCGGCTCCGCAACTACGTGCGGGTGCCGTACCGGACCCGCGTGCCGATGACCCGGGCCGCACTGATGCACCGCGACCGGTTCCGGTGTGGCTATTGCGGCGACAAGGCCGAGACCATCGATCACGTCATCCCGAGAAGCCGCGGCGGCGGACACTCGTGGGAGAACTGCGTCGCCTGCTGCGCGCCGTGCAACCACCGAAAAGCGGACAAGTTGCTCGCCGAGTTGGGGTGGACGCTCCGCACGGCGTTGGTGCCGCCGTCGGGTCCGCACTGGCGGCTGCTGGCGAGCACCACCGAGGTGCACCCGACGTGGATTCCGTATCTCGGGGAGGGCGCGGCCTGA
- a CDS encoding DUF5130 domain-containing protein encodes MASGDVLQSSAVAPADLPVGTVVTTSGRLSGVHRVGELLNQPPFTTDELVRLDDALTDATRLTQVRFNVFIGDLGENPAAGADAVFPSTPEAERSVLIAVSPNQRAIEVRGGRRIGNRVTDRVAQLGVTAAVASFGEGNLIDGLVSALRVMSSAIAPK; translated from the coding sequence GTGGCAAGTGGTGACGTTCTCCAGTCCTCGGCGGTCGCGCCCGCTGATCTGCCGGTCGGCACGGTTGTGACCACCAGCGGTCGCCTCTCCGGCGTGCACCGCGTCGGCGAGCTCCTCAACCAGCCGCCGTTCACGACCGACGAGCTCGTGCGCCTCGACGATGCGCTCACGGACGCGACCCGCCTGACCCAGGTGCGGTTCAACGTCTTCATCGGCGATCTGGGCGAGAACCCGGCCGCCGGCGCCGACGCCGTCTTCCCGAGCACCCCCGAGGCCGAGCGTTCGGTCCTCATCGCGGTGTCGCCGAACCAGCGGGCCATCGAGGTCCGCGGTGGTCGTCGGATCGGAAACCGCGTGACGGACCGCGTCGCGCAGCTCGGTGTCACGGCTGCCGTCGCGTCGTTCGGCGAGGGCAACCTCATCGACGGTCTCGTCTCGGCCCTGCGCGTGATGAGCTCGGCGATCGCCCCCAAGTAA
- a CDS encoding glycoside hydrolase family 13 protein gives MTVTSREEQSATPPADARSWWSNAVFYQIYPRSFSDSNGDGVGDLGGVIDRLGYLELLGVDALWLSPVMRSPMADHGYDVSDPRDIDPLFGDLATMDALIAAAHARGIRVTMDLVPNHTSNEHPWFREALAAAPGSAARDRYLFRDGRGPDGSQPPNNWPSVFGGPAWTRVTEPDGTPGQWYLHIFAAEQPDLNWDNPEVFADLEKTLRFWLHRGVDGFRIDVAHGMAKPDGLPDHDWDTNALLRNDDDDPRFNNPGVHEIHRGIRKIMNEYPHAMSVGEIWVRDNERFGEYIRPDELHLGFNFRLAETTFDADAVRAAIENSLDAVARVGGTPTWTLSNHDVEREVTRYGGGDRGLARARAMALVELALPGASFIYNGAELGLPNVDLPDAVLQDPVWERSGHTERGRDGCRVPLPWEGAHPPFGFSTAPDTWLPIPPEWAALTVETQLEEVRSTLSLYRSALELRAMLPQCSGDDIAWYGSPPGCFAFRRAGGLICVLNSTDGPIELPAGTVVITSRPLADGLLPADSAAWMI, from the coding sequence GTGACTGTGACCAGCCGTGAGGAGCAGTCCGCCACCCCGCCGGCCGACGCGCGTTCGTGGTGGTCTAACGCCGTCTTCTACCAGATCTATCCGCGGTCGTTCTCGGACTCCAACGGTGACGGTGTGGGCGACCTCGGTGGGGTGATCGACCGTCTGGGCTACCTCGAACTGCTCGGGGTCGACGCGCTGTGGCTCAGTCCGGTCATGCGGTCACCGATGGCCGATCACGGCTACGACGTGTCCGATCCGCGCGACATCGACCCACTGTTCGGTGACCTCGCCACGATGGACGCGTTGATCGCCGCGGCGCACGCGCGCGGGATCCGCGTGACGATGGACCTCGTCCCGAATCACACCAGCAACGAGCACCCGTGGTTCCGTGAGGCCCTCGCCGCCGCCCCCGGCAGCGCCGCGCGCGACCGTTACCTCTTCCGCGACGGCCGCGGACCGGACGGTTCGCAGCCGCCCAACAACTGGCCGAGCGTCTTCGGTGGGCCCGCCTGGACCCGGGTCACCGAGCCCGACGGCACCCCCGGCCAGTGGTACCTGCACATCTTCGCGGCCGAGCAGCCGGATCTGAACTGGGACAACCCCGAGGTGTTCGCCGACCTCGAGAAGACGCTGCGGTTCTGGCTTCACCGAGGCGTCGACGGATTCCGGATCGATGTCGCCCACGGGATGGCCAAACCGGACGGGCTGCCCGACCACGACTGGGACACCAACGCCCTGCTCCGCAACGACGACGACGATCCGCGGTTCAACAATCCCGGCGTCCACGAGATCCACCGCGGCATCCGCAAGATCATGAACGAGTACCCACACGCGATGTCGGTCGGCGAGATCTGGGTGCGTGACAACGAGCGGTTCGGCGAGTACATCCGCCCCGACGAGCTGCACCTGGGCTTCAATTTCCGCCTCGCCGAGACGACGTTCGACGCCGACGCGGTGCGGGCGGCCATCGAGAACTCCCTCGACGCCGTCGCACGTGTCGGCGGCACGCCGACGTGGACGCTGTCGAATCACGACGTCGAGCGGGAGGTGACCCGGTACGGCGGCGGCGACCGCGGCCTCGCCCGCGCCCGGGCGATGGCGCTCGTCGAACTCGCGCTGCCGGGGGCGTCGTTCATCTACAACGGCGCCGAGTTGGGGCTGCCGAACGTGGACCTGCCGGACGCGGTCCTGCAGGACCCTGTGTGGGAACGGTCGGGACACACCGAACGCGGCCGGGACGGCTGCCGCGTACCGCTGCCGTGGGAGGGGGCGCACCCGCCGTTCGGCTTCTCGACCGCTCCCGACACATGGCTGCCGATCCCGCCGGAGTGGGCGGCCCTGACCGTCGAGACGCAGCTCGAGGAGGTCCGTTCGACGCTGTCGCTGTACCGCTCGGCCCTCGAGCTACGCGCGATGCTGCCGCAGTGCTCGGGCGACGACATCGCTTGGTACGGAAGCCCTCCCGGGTGTTTCGCGTTTCGCCGCGCGGGTGGGCTGATCTGCGTGTTGAACTCGACCGACGGCCCGATCGAGCTGCCGGCCGGCACGGTCGTCATCACCAGCCGTCCGCTCGCCGACGGTCTGCTGCCGGCCGACTCTGCCGCCTGGATGATCTGA
- a CDS encoding TetR/AcrR family transcriptional regulator, which translates to MTTRQEGSDAAVRRRRGGSYAVGRARRARILHIAMEEFAENGYRGASLARIAERAEISQPGLLHHFHTKEELLTATLDLRDEMDGERFTDVDGAPLTGIAALEALVDLVERNQRIPGLVQLFTVLSAESVTADHPAHAWARTRYRRIRRFIADGIRAGIASGEFRPDVAPEAHAFRLVALMDGLQQQWLLDAEAVDMTAVFGAYLRETLETIRARRES; encoded by the coding sequence GTGACCACCCGCCAAGAGGGCAGCGATGCAGCCGTCCGACGCCGACGAGGCGGCAGCTACGCCGTCGGCCGAGCCCGACGTGCCCGGATACTCCACATCGCGATGGAGGAGTTCGCCGAGAACGGCTACCGCGGCGCCTCGCTCGCCCGGATCGCCGAGCGCGCCGAAATCTCGCAGCCCGGCCTGCTGCATCACTTCCACACCAAGGAAGAACTCCTGACCGCCACGCTCGACCTGCGCGATGAGATGGACGGCGAACGCTTCACCGATGTCGACGGCGCGCCGCTGACCGGCATCGCCGCCCTCGAGGCCCTCGTCGACCTGGTCGAGCGAAATCAGCGCATCCCGGGACTCGTCCAGCTCTTCACCGTGCTCAGCGCCGAGTCCGTCACCGCCGACCACCCGGCACACGCCTGGGCCCGCACCCGCTACCGACGCATCCGCCGGTTCATCGCCGACGGCATCCGTGCCGGGATCGCGTCCGGCGAGTTCCGGCCCGACGTCGCTCCCGAGGCGCACGCGTTCCGACTGGTCGCCCTCATGGACGGCCTTCAGCAGCAGTGGCTGCTGGACGCCGAGGCGGTCGACATGACGGCGGTGTTCGGGGCCTACCTCCGCGAGACGCTGGAGACGATCCGGGCCCGTAGGGAGTCGTAG
- a CDS encoding glucose 1-dehydrogenase, protein MNESAMLSDKVVLVTGGARGLGAAFARRIVDGGGKVVIADVLDDDGRGTAADLGDAARYIRLDVTDADAWRAAVEFALAEFGTLTGLVNNAGVSTGQYIEHEPLEHFRQVLDINLVGVFNGIQAVIAPMRAAAGGSIVNISSAAGLMGLALTAGYGASKWGVRGLTKIAAVELGTDRIRVNSVHPGMTYTPMTASVGIQQGEGNYPNTPMGRVGEADEIAGAVTYLLSDAASYVTGAEIAVDGGWTAGPTVKYVMGQ, encoded by the coding sequence ATGAATGAATCGGCAATGCTGTCCGACAAGGTCGTGCTCGTCACGGGAGGCGCCCGTGGTCTCGGCGCCGCGTTCGCGCGCCGGATCGTCGACGGCGGCGGGAAGGTGGTGATCGCCGACGTCCTCGACGACGACGGCCGCGGCACCGCCGCCGACCTGGGAGATGCCGCGCGCTACATCCGCCTCGACGTCACCGACGCCGACGCGTGGCGGGCGGCCGTCGAGTTCGCCCTCGCCGAGTTCGGAACCCTGACGGGGCTGGTGAACAACGCCGGCGTCTCGACGGGCCAGTACATCGAGCACGAACCGCTCGAGCATTTTCGGCAGGTGCTCGACATCAACCTGGTGGGCGTGTTCAACGGCATCCAGGCCGTCATCGCCCCGATGCGGGCCGCAGCTGGCGGCTCGATCGTGAACATCTCGTCGGCGGCGGGCCTGATGGGCCTGGCTCTCACGGCCGGCTACGGCGCGTCGAAGTGGGGTGTGCGCGGGCTGACCAAGATCGCCGCCGTCGAGCTCGGCACCGACCGGATCCGGGTGAACTCGGTCCATCCCGGGATGACCTACACCCCGATGACGGCGAGCGTCGGCATCCAGCAGGGCGAGGGGAACTACCCCAACACCCCGATGGGCCGGGTCGGCGAGGCCGACGAGATCGCCGGCGCGGTGACGTACCTGCTCTCGGATGCCGCGTCGTACGTCACCGGGGCCGAGATCGCCGTCGACGGCGGCTGGACCGCCGGACCCACCGTCAAATACGTTATGGGACAGTAG
- the ctaJ gene encoding aa3-type cytochrome oxidase subunit CtaJ produces MSILETVLIFVGIPVLVIAVLGLLTITVRRSPNPLPAEYRLGERWTFGPVLWSATDEVTTHSHHSAHAAAGADLIGGSASGKW; encoded by the coding sequence GTGAGCATTCTCGAGACAGTGCTGATATTCGTAGGGATTCCAGTCCTGGTGATCGCGGTCCTCGGCCTCCTGACCATCACGGTCCGTCGGTCGCCGAACCCGCTCCCGGCGGAGTACCGCCTCGGCGAGCGGTGGACGTTCGGCCCGGTTCTGTGGAGCGCCACCGACGAGGTGACCACCCACAGCCACCACTCGGCGCATGCCGCGGCTGGTGCAGATCTGATCGGAGGTTCGGCAAGTGGCAAGTGGTGA
- the pepN gene encoding aminopeptidase N yields the protein MAPPNLTREQAADRSALVSVDNYRIDLDLTDGAGRPGEKTFRSRTTVTFGATAGSSTFIDIIAATVHSATLNGAPVDVSSYDESTGITLDGLAEANELVVDADCLYTNTGEGLHRFVDPTDDAVYLYSQFETADAKRMFACFDQPDLKATFDVAVTAPEDWKVVSNAETVQTLAATPGRHVFRTTPRMSTYLVALIAGPYAQWSDSYSDEHGTIPLGIYCRSSLAEYMDAERLFTETKQGFGFYHHNFGIPYAFGKYDQLFVPEFNAGAMENAGAVTFLEDYVFRSKVTRYSYERRAETVLHEMAHMWFGDLVTMQWWDDLWLNESFATFASVLCQTEATEYPNAWTTFANVEKSWAYRQDQLPSTHPIAADIPDLAAVEVNFDGITYAKGASVLKQLVAYVGLEPFMSGLRDYFAEHAFANATFDDLLRALEKASGRDLSGWGAQWLKTTGLNILRPDFQIEPDGTFSRFAVLQEGAEPGAGETRVHRLAVGVYDDDPATGKLVRTHRVELDVEGPSTDVPDLVGVPRGKLVLVNDDDLTYCSLRLDRDSLDTLVGRIGDIAEPLPRTLAWSAAWEMTRQAEMRARDFVSLVQRGIGGETEVGVVQRLLLQAQTALSAYAEPGWADAFGWPAFADRLLELAREAAAGSDHQLAFVNALTGSQLSAWHTEVLQELLDTTDPTTIGLPGLVVDTDLRWRLVHALAAAGEVDADGLQTPFIDAEAQRDPTAAGARQAASAAAARPQAVVKETAWTTVFDDDTVPNITARAIIGGIVAPGQSQLLEPYVARYFAEIPAVWERRSSEVAQTVVVGLYPSWSISDESVAAADAFLAGEHPPALRRLVVEGKAGIVRSLEARAFDAT from the coding sequence GTGGCCCCACCGAATCTGACCCGTGAACAGGCCGCCGATCGGTCGGCGCTGGTGTCGGTCGACAACTACCGCATCGACCTCGACCTCACCGACGGCGCCGGCCGGCCGGGCGAGAAGACGTTCCGCTCACGCACCACCGTCACGTTCGGGGCCACCGCCGGATCCTCGACGTTCATCGACATCATCGCCGCCACAGTCCATTCCGCGACACTCAACGGCGCACCCGTGGACGTGTCGTCGTACGACGAGTCCACCGGGATCACGCTCGACGGCTTGGCCGAGGCCAACGAACTGGTCGTCGACGCCGACTGCCTGTACACGAACACCGGCGAGGGCCTGCACCGGTTCGTCGACCCGACCGACGACGCGGTGTACCTGTACTCGCAGTTCGAGACCGCCGACGCCAAGCGCATGTTCGCGTGCTTCGATCAGCCCGACCTCAAGGCCACCTTCGACGTCGCGGTCACCGCGCCGGAGGACTGGAAGGTGGTCTCCAACGCCGAGACCGTGCAGACGCTCGCGGCGACGCCGGGCCGGCATGTCTTCCGCACCACGCCGCGCATGAGCACCTATCTGGTCGCGCTGATCGCCGGCCCGTACGCGCAATGGTCGGACAGCTACTCGGACGAGCACGGCACCATCCCCCTCGGCATCTACTGCCGCTCCTCGCTCGCCGAGTACATGGACGCCGAGCGACTGTTCACCGAGACCAAGCAGGGCTTCGGCTTCTACCACCACAACTTCGGGATCCCCTACGCCTTCGGCAAGTACGACCAGCTGTTCGTGCCGGAGTTCAACGCGGGCGCGATGGAGAACGCGGGCGCGGTGACGTTCCTCGAGGACTACGTCTTCCGCTCCAAGGTGACCCGGTACTCGTACGAGCGGCGCGCCGAGACCGTGCTGCACGAGATGGCGCACATGTGGTTCGGCGACCTCGTCACGATGCAGTGGTGGGACGACCTGTGGCTCAACGAGTCCTTCGCGACGTTCGCGTCGGTGCTGTGCCAGACCGAGGCCACCGAGTACCCCAACGCGTGGACCACGTTCGCGAACGTGGAGAAGTCGTGGGCGTACCGGCAGGACCAGTTGCCGTCGACGCACCCGATCGCCGCGGACATCCCGGACCTGGCCGCGGTCGAGGTCAATTTCGACGGCATCACCTACGCCAAGGGCGCGAGCGTGCTCAAGCAGCTCGTCGCGTACGTGGGCCTCGAGCCGTTCATGTCCGGCCTGCGCGACTACTTCGCCGAGCACGCGTTCGCGAACGCGACGTTCGACGACCTGCTGCGCGCGCTGGAGAAGGCGTCCGGCCGCGACCTGTCCGGCTGGGGTGCGCAGTGGCTCAAGACGACGGGCCTGAACATCCTGCGCCCGGACTTCCAGATCGAGCCCGACGGCACGTTCTCGCGTTTCGCGGTGCTGCAGGAGGGGGCCGAGCCGGGCGCCGGCGAGACCCGCGTGCACCGGCTCGCGGTCGGCGTCTACGACGACGACCCGGCCACCGGCAAGCTCGTCCGGACCCATCGCGTCGAGCTCGACGTCGAGGGTCCGAGCACCGACGTCCCCGACCTGGTGGGCGTTCCGCGCGGCAAGCTGGTGCTCGTCAACGACGACGACCTCACGTACTGCTCGCTGCGCTTGGACCGCGACTCGCTCGACACCCTCGTGGGCCGGATCGGGGACATCGCCGAGCCGCTCCCCCGGACGCTTGCGTGGTCGGCGGCGTGGGAGATGACGCGGCAGGCCGAGATGCGCGCCCGCGACTTCGTCAGCCTCGTCCAGCGCGGGATCGGCGGGGAGACGGAGGTCGGTGTCGTGCAGCGGCTGCTGCTGCAGGCGCAGACCGCGCTGTCGGCGTACGCCGAGCCCGGTTGGGCCGACGCGTTCGGCTGGCCGGCGTTCGCGGACCGGCTGCTCGAGCTGGCGCGCGAGGCCGCGGCGGGCTCGGACCACCAGCTGGCGTTCGTCAACGCGCTGACCGGGTCGCAGCTGTCGGCGTGGCACACCGAGGTGCTGCAGGAACTGCTGGACACGACCGATCCCACGACGATCGGCCTTCCCGGACTCGTCGTCGACACGGACCTGCGCTGGCGGCTCGTGCACGCGCTCGCGGCCGCTGGCGAGGTGGACGCGGACGGACTGCAGACCCCCTTCATCGACGCCGAGGCCCAGCGCGACCCCACCGCCGCCGGGGCCCGGCAGGCGGCGTCGGCGGCAGCCGCGCGCCCGCAGGCCGTGGTCAAGGAGACCGCCTGGACGACAGTGTTCGACGACGACACCGTCCCGAACATCACCGCCCGCGCGATCATCGGTGGCATCGTCGCGCCGGGACAGTCGCAGCTGCTCGAGCCGTACGTCGCGCGCTACTTCGCGGAGATCCCCGCGGTGTGGGAGCGGCGGTCGAGCGAGGTCGCGCAGACCGTCGTCGTCGGGCTGTACCCGTCGTGGTCGATCAGTGACGAATCGGTGGCCGCAGCCGACGCGTTCCTCGCCGGTGAGCATCCGCCGGCGCTGCGGCGCCTGGTGGTCGAGGGCAAGGCTGGGATCGTGCGCTCGCTCGAGGCCCGCGCGTTCGACGCCACCTGA
- a CDS encoding globin — MTETNHTTQQTFYEAVGGAETFRKLTARFYEEVAKDEVVRPLYPEEDLGPAERRMRMFLEQYWGGPRTYSEERGHPRLRMRHNPFKIGPIERDAWLRCMHTAIASIDDTTLDEPHRRALVDYMEMAAASMVNSPV; from the coding sequence ATGACTGAGACGAACCACACGACGCAGCAGACCTTCTACGAGGCAGTGGGCGGAGCCGAGACGTTCCGCAAGCTCACCGCGCGGTTCTACGAGGAAGTGGCCAAGGACGAGGTGGTCCGGCCGCTGTACCCCGAAGAGGACCTCGGCCCCGCCGAGCGGCGCATGCGCATGTTCCTCGAGCAGTACTGGGGCGGGCCCCGTACCTACTCCGAGGAGCGCGGGCATCCGCGCCTGCGGATGCGGCACAACCCGTTCAAGATCGGGCCGATCGAGCGGGACGCGTGGCTGCGGTGCATGCACACGGCGATCGCGTCGATCGACGACACGACCCTGGACGAACCGCACCGCCGCGCCCTCGTCGACTACATGGAGATGGCCGCGGCCTCGATGGTCAACTCGCCGGTGTAG
- a CDS encoding alpha/beta fold hydrolase produces the protein MTVNLSRIRISRGELSYFEATPDAGAPGKGTVVMVPGFTGSREDFLPMAPFVTAAGYRLISYSQLGQYDSDGPEGPDAVAEYTIAKFALDLAEVLDAVAPDEKVHLLGHSFGGLVTRAAVLNDPARFLDYVILDSPPSGQNLGMAVDIGQIPELLWAGGNEALWKAMFGAFEEIFPAPVKEFLRGRILATKTANIAGIALTMSEEPDRVEQLAATSVPILVVAGENDMVPVDAQADAAARLGVKFEIIAGAAHTPNEEKPEELTKVLVDFWNGTA, from the coding sequence ATGACCGTCAATCTGTCCCGCATCAGGATCTCGCGCGGCGAGCTGTCCTACTTCGAGGCGACGCCCGACGCCGGCGCCCCGGGCAAGGGCACCGTCGTCATGGTCCCCGGCTTCACCGGCTCCCGGGAGGACTTCCTCCCGATGGCGCCGTTCGTCACCGCGGCCGGCTATCGACTGATCTCGTATTCGCAACTCGGCCAGTACGACTCGGACGGACCGGAAGGCCCGGACGCGGTCGCCGAGTACACGATTGCCAAGTTCGCGCTGGACCTCGCCGAGGTGCTCGATGCGGTGGCGCCCGACGAGAAGGTCCACCTCCTCGGCCACAGCTTCGGCGGTCTCGTCACCCGGGCCGCCGTGCTGAACGACCCGGCGCGCTTCCTGGACTACGTGATCCTCGACTCGCCGCCGAGTGGCCAGAACCTGGGCATGGCCGTGGACATCGGGCAGATCCCGGAGTTGCTGTGGGCGGGTGGCAACGAGGCGCTGTGGAAGGCCATGTTCGGCGCCTTCGAGGAGATCTTCCCGGCGCCGGTCAAGGAATTCCTGCGGGGTCGCATCTTGGCCACCAAGACCGCGAACATCGCCGGCATCGCCCTCACCATGAGCGAGGAGCCGGACCGCGTCGAGCAGCTGGCCGCGACCAGCGTGCCGATCCTGGTCGTCGCGGGCGAGAACGACATGGTTCCGGTCGACGCCCAGGCCGACGCCGCGGCGCGGCTCGGCGTGAAGTTCGAGATCATCGCGGGGGCCGCCCACACACCGAACGAGGAGAAGCCCGAGGAGCTGACGAAGGTGCTCGTCGACTTCTGGAACGGGACCGCCTGA